CTGCCCGTCTCGGGTAGCAGACTTGCCACCATCGGAGTTGCAAATCCTGCGCGATCAGGGGACACAGTTTGGTGGGGGTCTGGAATCGGGGGCTTACCTTCAGCTTGGTGATACGGCTTATGCTCTGGCAGAAGATGCTGAGGGGCGATCGAACAAAACTACGGCCATGCTCCGCAAGAGTACCCTGGCGCATCTGCGTATTTTGGGAGTGGCTGGAGAAATGGCGTACCGCTTCCAGGTGTCATCCTTACCCATCAACCTAGGGGTCGCCTTGCCCTTTAATGAATATCTCTCGGATCAACATGAAGTGGCCCGGGCCTTACAGGAAGTGCATCACTTTACTTACCGGAGTCGAGATGTTGAACTCTTGCCCCAAGTCATTAAGGTTCTGCCGGAAGGAGCAGGCCTCGTGCAGTGGCGCAAAATTCAGGCAGCCAAGCGAGGAGAAACGAATCAAACCTATGTGGTGGTGATGGTGGGCTACCGGGATTTGACATTTTTGGTTTTCCGTCAAGGCAAACCGCCGACGGGAGAACCGAGCAGCACGGTCAAACTGGGGTATCTGGAATGCTTGCAATCGATCGCTCAGGGGATTTGTCAGCCGGAAAGCTCCTATTTGCTCGATGCTCTGTTGCATGGACGAGGTACCGTTGCCTTTCCGGACCAACCGGGAAAAGTCTTTGAGCTAGTCGATCGCCGCCAGAAGGCAGAAGCTTACTACTGGGAACAGGTGAGGCATCATCTGAGCGATAAGTTTGCCGCGCTCGATGTCCCGCGATATGAAGTGCTGGTGGGCGGTGGAACTGCCTTGACTGAGCTAAGACCTCAGTTAGAATCATTTCTCAGTAACCTGCCAGGAGCCACAATTAACTGGATGCCAGATCTGTCGCGAGAACTGGCAACGGTATTGAGAATTCCAA
The sequence above is drawn from the Trichocoleus desertorum ATA4-8-CV12 genome and encodes:
- a CDS encoding ParM/StbA family protein; this encodes MSQYQLFVDLGMSGTKASLSNGTKFQSYLCPSRVADLPPSELQILRDQGTQFGGGLESGAYLQLGDTAYALAEDAEGRSNKTTAMLRKSTLAHLRILGVAGEMAYRFQVSSLPINLGVALPFNEYLSDQHEVARALQEVHHFTYRSRDVELLPQVIKVLPEGAGLVQWRKIQAAKRGETNQTYVVVMVGYRDLTFLVFRQGKPPTGEPSSTVKLGYLECLQSIAQGICQPESSYLLDALLHGRGTVAFPDQPGKVFELVDRRQKAEAYYWEQVRHHLSDKFAALDVPRYEVLVGGGTALTELRPQLESFLSNLPGATINWMPDLSRELATVLRIPTEANQARFADCFGGAKWLAMKFAQIAEVA